Part of the Vigna angularis cultivar LongXiaoDou No.4 chromosome 1, ASM1680809v1, whole genome shotgun sequence genome, CGGTTTAGCCATAGCCGAGAGGCTTGGCCTCGAAGGTGCATCCGTTGTTATCTCTTCTCGCAAACAGGTTCAATTCCCCTTTCTTGATTTCTCTTCTATCCACTCAATTTTAGGTTTTCCCTTCAtgttcttcatcttcatcccgTTCAATTACCGCAGCAAAACGTTGACGCGGCGGCGGAAAAACTGAGGGCAAAAGGAATTGAAGTGTTAGGGGTTGTTTGCCATGTTTCTAATCCTCAACAACGGAAGGAGTTGATACTCAAAACTGTGCAGGTCAGATCTTCAGATCAATTATAAGATAGTTTAACACTCTAAACTATCACTTTTAAATAACTCTTACTCGGAGTTGTAAAAGTTTGTTGTACagtaattttattgtttttttattattgaagttATACTAAGGatgataaaaacattttatactaAATTTACATGTCTATTGAATTCTTACTTAAAATTAaaccattttaaattatatcacaGTGTTTGATTTGATAAAGATGAATAATCTTGATCATATGTTGTACCAGTCTAAATCTCATTCAGGCTTATTATTCTTTGTTGTTTTCGTCAGGAGGTTAGACTGATACTTGGCCTTCATGTTTTTCAATACATGGTTTCTATAAAATTGAAATCTGTCTTCCAACTTAGTTCTAATATGTGATTGAACACTCTGGTTTGGTACAGAAGTATGGAAAGATAGATGTTGTTGTGTCCAATGCTGCTGCAAATCCTTCTGTTGATTCCATCTTGCAAACAAAAGACACTGTCCTTGACAAGCTATGGGAGATAAATGTCAAAGCTACTATACTTCTTTTGAAGGTAATTAACTCCGTGAAATGGGGAAAACAAAGAAGAACGAATTTGATACATATTTTTCAGCATTATCTTTTTATGTCATCTTGGTATGATGTGCTGATGATGTGATTGGTTTATGCAGGATGCTGCGCCTCACTTGCAGAAGGGTTCTTCTGTTGTTATCATTTCCTCAATTGCTGGTTATAACCCGCCACCTTCTTTGGCTATGTATGGAGTGACCAAAACAGCCCTTCTTGGACTTACCAAAGTTAGTACACGAGACTTGCAATTGTTCCTTCAAAAGAATTATAAACCACCGttactatcttttttttttttttttaatttgctaATGATTTGTAATGGATAGGCCCTGGCTGCTGAGATGGCTCCAGACACTCGTGTAAACTGTGTTGCTCCTGGTTTTGTGCCGACCAATTTTGCTTCATTCATTACAACTAATGAAGCTGTCGTGAGTGTCTTCTGAACCCTTCCTCCATTGAATCCCATTCCTCGACATTTAATCATTCTGTGTTACTGCAGAGGAAAGAGCTTGAAGATAAAACAATTCTTAAAAGGCTCGGTACAACAGAAGACATGGCTGCTGCAACAGCATTTTTGGCATCCGACGATGCTTCTTATATAACAGGAGAGACTATAGTAGTTGCTGGGGGAACGCCTTCAAGGTTGTAGCTTCCGCTATTATTCTCTCAGTCAACACATATTTGAAGTTCTTTTTAGCAATAAATTATTACCTGCTAGTCTGAACCCATGGGATATATATGTTCACTTGGTTTGAACAGtgtttatttcaatttcttgttaGTACCGTAAGGATATTATTACTAAGCTATGTTTGGggtttatgaaataaaaaagaaaaaagtatagGCTGAATagcataaatataatattttggaaaagaaacatttaacgggattattaaagaaaaaaattatatgagtTATTAggtttaaaaaggaaaaagaaaagttactTAGGTATCAAATAGGTGTTCATCCGAAAGTACCCTCTCCAGGTAAGTGTCAACTCACGAGGTAAAACGGCATTAGTTTAcggataatatattttaacaatatttttttaataatattaacgTCATGTTATTACGTAATTAGTCTATgttaatgtttatgattattattatttattgtaaaataattttgaagaaatcaCGTACTAATAcgtagataatattaaaatgttgttaaaaaacaTTGTTAAAGTATCATCATTCTTCGTTTACTGCTACGGATTATTTGAAAAGTTTAGGCAACTTTTGAAGAGAACTTAGTGCTATGTGTTGCGACTTTTTTTAAAGACGACTTTTTTTAAAGAAGAATTATCTGTTGACACtcattttaacaacttttttaatgaTGAAGTATtatattaactaataaaaataaacatcaaaaaagttgaaataaactcttttaaatgataaaatattatatttaactaacaattttaaataaaataatagttatttatGTTTGTTAAATGGTAGTATAAGAAAATGATAGAGGTTTTCTTTCCTCCAAGGTGTTTTCACTAGCATTTTTGGCCCACTGGGGAACAAAAGAAATTGGCAACAGTTAGAGTTaagttatgaattttttttcttaacagtGAGAAGACTAACTAACGAGTCTAGAAAGATGAAGTATGATGAGCTAGACCAGacataaaatatgatataaaatgtTTAGATACACTTCTAATTTAGTTatgtcaaaattaattaaaataattctataTATACTTCTAATTTACTGATGTAAAGGTTAATAACCATCACATAATACAATTctactaatttttataaaaaaataaataatatgatttttttaacttttattaataataacaattcaaACTTTCATTCCAgtaataatcattttatattcaatttaaatattaccaGACTATTAGAAATACACACAGTATATGCAggtacattaaatttttttatgataaaaaatagtaatatttattgttataataataaatgtaaaagaaaatataaataacttttataattttattgtaaatactttttatttattatgtagataattttttttatagataattattttagtttaaaaaatgattaaatttaaaaaaacagataaattgagaaaaaatgattaaatttaaaaagacattcaattaaaaaataaaattgaaaaaaattattttaatttaagaaaaatcatgacttaaaattttaaataaaatgtgtaCACCAAAGAAGAGAACTCCTTTATAGAATAACTAATGGATTGTGTTtccacttttaaaaaaataaaaactaaatattctaattattatgaagataaagaaatctgattaaatttatataaaatatatattcttaaaaaattacaaaatctgaaaaataaaataatgaataaactaatttaaattaattgagaTAAAATCTGTAATAAAATGTATACACCAAAATATAGTTATAAAGCAGTTAGCAAAAGCAATCCCTTTATTAGTTATAGATAATATAggtattaataaataataataatgttttcaaaagaaataataaagtattattcttattagttttaattatttaaaaaaccaaaaaggataatttttaaaataattcaaacgtTGACATACTCtaatgtaataatttaaaagcaAGTTAAAAGTTGGTTTTAATGGTTAACCCttctaactttattttattttacattttcatattatttcttatatttactattattatcatTACTCGTATTATATAATGTTTCAATAATGTTATTGAGGAATGGACTGTTTTTGACATTATAATgatgttattaattatttttaattggcaATTACTGATTTGAATAACAGAGTATCTTGGAGAGGTACTAAATGTGTTCAAAACAACCTAAACTAAGATTGTGAGAATATAAAACAATTCGATTAAATATGTTCAAAATAATCTAaactaatatgaaaaaaatgtgaGAGAATGTTTGACTATATTTTCGATCTCACACACcagaaataattattattattatccattaatgaattattataaatttttattgatgAAAAGACAATATATTCAAAAGATTAACAATATTTGGTACATATGTTATTATGTATTCAATATGATATAATTGTCTTTAATTTACTTCTTCTGCTCCATTATAAGGAGCATCTACttgctctttctttcttttttatccaCCAAATAAATCTAGCttaattcaatatataaaagaacaagTTCACGCATAAAGAAACCAGAAAAAAGAAACTCAAAGCTAAGACAACAAAAAAAGAATGATTAATGAAGGCTGAACATGCAATTTTTGTTGGAGAACCTTGTTCTTCCTCTATACTTTGCATTCACGTCTGTGAACAAAAGCAactctttttaaattataaaaaagacaccttttgaataaatatattttaacaatattaaattttaaaaataatattcaatataagttAACCTGCATCATTTATACATtttcttaatgttttttttaacaactatCAACAAAAAGCTATGATAgatttctatataaaaaaaatcaaacttattGTATACAGTTCGTACAAGTCTAAAatcatttaatgaaatttatcgTGAGACTTATGTacctaatttatttaatattagtcaccggataaaaataataaaaactacatTGGATCTGAAATAAAATGTAAGATTTGCCAAATATTATTTAAGCAATAAACAACTATCTCGTGGTAAATAAAAAACAGGATTGTTTTTCCAGATTTTATCACAACATCATGTATTTatagaacaatttttttttttaaaaagtaaacatatttttagtttatccagttttatacataaatattttctatttaatgttaattaattagTGAAAATTCATAAGAATTTCAATTGTTATTGAgctttaaaaatactaaaaattctttaatatacataagatttaattttaaatatcttatatatatatatatatatatatatatatatatatatatatatatatataataatcaataccACATTTGGTATATATAACCTTTTATCTCAAGATAAAGATATGTTCTacttaaatatgtttagttgataaatttgaacgtgaaatttgtttttatttcaaattttaataaattgtagtgtttaaactttaaaaatgaattgaaatagtgtttttaattaaatgaagttaattttttttaataacttcaaaaattatgtaaattgtTCAAATGTTACTCTGGAATACCATCTAAAAAATAGTGTATGGTATCCGTTCAGTCTTAAAGTTTTAGATCAAAATGTATTATTGTTTGGAAGAATGACCAATTCCAATTTTGTGTAtaagtttaaaaactaaaaatatatttaactcttaaaAGATTTTAGAATATTCATGGTAGAGGACTATCTGTCGATTTTATAGAGGAAGAGTCATGCAATTCAAAGAACTTATGACaagataaaaaacaaacactTGGAAGAACAAATCATTTTAAGATTCATGATACTCTATGAAACTTAGAacttaaatgaaagaaagatcaTGACTTATAGTATTATTATAGGAATAGCATAGgcaattaaaagttttataattttttttgtaagtttgCTGGATGAGATAAGTGTTTCACTAGACgaataattatttctatttttaaatttttaagttatttttgggcttgaaatttttggatttttttttagagttttttagGTATCTAAACATGTGTGCCATATATAaggacaccaaatacatatgtctTGGATgatcattatataaaatttcatttttcattaagAGAGGATTCCTTCacttatctatatatattaGATTGTGGCATCTCTAATTATGGTTTTGATCAAAGATGACAATCTTTGTGACAAATTTTCACTGACTTATCAATCTATTAGATTGTGGTACATCCATCTCTATCTTATTACGcactcttttttaatttattttttatttatgtctcGTGAGAATTTGAATTCAAAACGGTCATATTTTTTCCTATACGAATAATATCATCTGACACCATAACATATCATTTTGGTATCCAAATGATATCAATTGGACTTCTCCCCATTCATACGAAAAGTTGTAGAagtaaattaagttaaaaatctattttttttaattcataaataagaaaaataactctaaaaatattataaataaattaagttaaaaaaatatttatataaaaagttaacattttttatttaagattattATAGAAAAGTTGAAAGAATATTCACAATAAAATCTACATTTCAGTCAAGTTAATTCTTGATTTGTACGTTTTGAAGTATAAAGattgttataattttgtttgttttcacaaaaataagaaagtaagCTGTATTTAAATCGTTTCTAGTTTTGATTCCTAAGTAAGACTATTTAAGTGCAATGGAAAAATTAACTAACCGGTATAGcgaaaaggtaaaaaaaaaactcatgatTGATACCATGGTGGTAGTTGTTTTGGAATCAAACTATTGAGAGGGATTGGAATGAAGCATTGGTATTTTCTGTTCCTTaatatttcatctttatatatttataaaatatgtctTCTCATTCACACAcctttcactttttatttaaaaggtaTGATTCCACACTTCCCTTCCTTTGCAAAAATTCAATCCAATGCTTGGTTTAGAATATTACAAGCTAAGATGATCCACAATTGAAATGCTTAAAGAAGTCATCAAGTTGCATCAATCTAATCTATTGAATTGACAATCCCAGATGGAATACACATATAGTTCATGCAAATCCAAATAAAAATCCCTCAGTTAAGGTATTTCTGTACCTTTGAGTACATTTTTTGTGTGGGAAGAAGGAAAGATAAACTAAGAGTTGAATGATGCGTGGCATTTGGATCAAAGGGTTCTTGACTTGGCTCTTGTGTGCACTTTAATCTTTATCTTTTTGGCAAGATTAGGTGCCACATGTACATGCATTGAAGGAGCTTTTTGGTGCTAACAATTTGGTGCTACAGTTAAAGGATGCAACATGGGACATATCTCAAACAATTAGCAGAATGAAAAGTACAAAATTGTTGGATGAGCAAAACGCAAAGCTCAAATCGACCATGCTTTGCACTGTGGCCACTTATCATTGATGATGTGATGATGCATGCAAGAAAAGAAACGCGAACAGAAGCAAGGTAgctcaattaaattaaaatcgaGCAAAAagtctctctttctttctctctctctggcTCCACTTTTGAACCAAGCACTCACGAGACACCCTTGAAGCTTCACCCTTTGAATTCATCTTTATGGTGCTACACGACCTAATCCTCCTGACCCGTCCTATTACCAGAAACAAACCGTGAAAACTGCTTCTTCTCTTCTATTCTCATCTCTATCTCCTTACaatttccatcttcatcaacgTCCCCTGCAATTACTTCCAATTCCTACGTTTCTGTTGCAGAAATTTCACCCTTCACAGCTTTCGATTGATAAACCAAGTGTGGCAATTGCTTGATA contains:
- the LOC108335009 gene encoding tropinone reductase-like 3, with amino-acid sequence MVKSKRFEGKVVIVTASTQGIGLAIAERLGLEGASVVISSRKQQNVDAAAEKLRAKGIEVLGVVCHVSNPQQRKELILKTVQKYGKIDVVVSNAAANPSVDSILQTKDTVLDKLWEINVKATILLLKDAAPHLQKGSSVVIISSIAGYNPPPSLAMYGVTKTALLGLTKALAAEMAPDTRVNCVAPGFVPTNFASFITTNEAVRKELEDKTILKRLGTTEDMAAATAFLASDDASYITGETIVVAGGTPSRL